The Pirellulales bacterium genome includes the window CGTTTCCTGCTGTTCCAAGCAGCCCCGCCGGTCGCAAACGTCCGATCGCGCCGCGACAAAGTGGATCAGCATCGCCGCCTATCGCCACTGCACGGGTATGGCTCCGCTGTGGACCCTGCTCGGCGCCGCGCCGCCGCCGCCGTCCATGGCCGCCTACGAATTCGAATGGATTCCCACCGGCCATGTGGCGCAGCGAAACTGCCTACTCATCGTCACTTCGTTCTCTCCTCCGACGCCGCCGCCCCGCGTCTAGCCCTAGCGCCGCAATTCGCTGCTGGACGTCGTCTTTTGCGCCGATCGCCATGCGCCGTGTTGTGCATGTGCTGCGGTGCGTCGCACCCTGCGGCGTTGACTTGGACCGCTTAACCACGAGAGAACCATCATGATTCGCAAACGAGGATTTACCCTTATCGAGCTGCTGGTGGTGATCGCCATCATCGGCATCCTGGTCGCACTGCTGCTGCCGGCCGTGCAGGCGGCACGTGAGTCGGCACGGCGGGCACAGTGTACTGACAGTCTGAAGCAAATCGGGCTGGCGTTACATCAATATCACGAATGCACGCTCCACTTTCCGGCGGGCTACCTGACGGCCGTGGCCTCCGATGGAACGGAGTTCGGGCCGGGTTGGGGCTGGGCGTCGTACTTGTTGCCCGACTTGGAGCAAGCCCCGCTGGAAGAAAGGATCAACTGGGGGCTGGACATCGGCAACGCCCGCAACTTGTTTGCCCGGACCACCGTGCTGCCGCTCTTCTTATGCCCTTCCGACCCGGCACCGAAGTCGTTCACCGTCGATGGCACGTCGACCGTCGTGGCCTACGGCAACTACGTGGCCGTGAACGGCAACCAGGGAGTGAGCGACGCCGCGGCGATCAACGACGGCGCGTTCTTGCGCGATCAGTGGTTTCGCCCAGCCAACTTTCTCGACGGCCTGAGCAATACGCTCTTTGTGGCGGAGCGCAGCAAACGGATGTCGTTCACCACGTGGGTCGGCGCCGTGACGGGCGGTGACGTGCCTTCGAACCTCGACCCCACCGCGGTCGAGTCGAGCGCCGCGCTGGTCCTTGGGCACTGCGGGCCGCACATCCCCAACAACCCCGAAGTGACCGACGCCGACGCTTTGTCGAGCTCCCACCCGAACCTGGTCAACTTTCTCTACGGCGACGGATCGGTACACATCATTACCAATTCCATCGCAGTTGAGGTCTACGACGCCCTGGCCACGCGCGCCGGCGGCGAGGCCGTCAACAGCGATTCTCGTTGATAGCCGCGACGAAATGCCCCATTTGGCCGGGAACGAGCGTAATGTGGCGCCCGCGAGCTTGCGAGCGCCGGCCCATCTTACGACTTAACAGCGACTATTGACGTTCAATCTCCGTCATTGTAGGAAACATCAATATGAAATTTCACATTGCCTTTCTCTCGGCCTTGGCCTGCCTTTGCGGCAACGCCCGGGCCCACGACACCTGGGTGCAGACCAACGCCAGCGTGGTGCGGGCGGGCGACGTCGTGTTCGTCGATCTGTTTCTCGGCAATCACGGCAACGACCATCGCGATTTCAAAATGGCCGACAAGCCCGACCGCGAAGCCAGCCGGCTGGAAGTGATCGCGCCCGGTGGCAGCAGATATGACCTCAAAGAGCGGATGGTCGATCAAGGCTACGCGCCGTCGGAGGGCTATTGGTCGGCGCGGTTCGTGGCGTCGGAGGTAGGCCTCTACGTCGTGGCACACACGATGGACAAGGTGGTAAGCTACGCGCCGACGCGCAGCGTCAAGAGCGCCAAGACGTACTTTCTCGTCAGTTCCAGCCTCGACCAGGTGGAGCGCGACGAGAGCCGTCTCGACCGGCCCCTGGGCCACACGCTGGAACTGGTGCCCAAATCGCACCTCGTCACGCCGATGGGACCCGGCACGCCGATCGAATTGCAAGTGCTCTATCACGGCAAGCCGCTCCGCGACGCGCGCGTCAGCTTTGTGCCGCGCGGCGAGACGCTGGCGGAAGGATTCGACGATCGCTACGAGCGCAAGACCGACGCCGAAGGGCTGGCCGGCTTCACGCCCACGGAAGGCAACTACTACCTTATCGTCGTGCATCACGTCGATCCCCAGGCCAGCGGTCCCGGTTACACCAGCACCAAGTATTCCGCCTCGATCACCGTGCTGGTGCCGCAAGTTTGCCCGTGCTGCCTGGAGTGAGGCGGCAACCTCACTCGATTTCATAGATGGGGCTGCGCGGATCGCGAGGCACGACGCGCTGATTCTTGCAATCCACGAGCAGGTCGAGCGCTTCCAGAACGATTGCGCCGATCATGGCCATTCCGCCCGGTTTCTGATACCGTCATGGGTGAACCCGCAATCACGAAGGAGCAACCATCATGGCCATCGCCCAACCGCTGACTCGCCGCCCGGCATGGACCGCCTTGCAGGCCCACTATCAGCAAATCCGCGACATGCACCTGCGGCAGCTCTTCGCCGGCGATCCGCGCCGCGGAGAAACCTTCACGCTGGAGGCCGAGGGGGTCTATCTCGATTACTCCAAAAACCGCGTCACCAGCGAGACGTTGAAGCTGCTGGTTCGCCTGGCCGAAGAGTCGGGCGTGCGCGAGCGGATCGACGCCATGTTCCGCGGCGAAAAGATCAACGTTACCGAAAACCGCGCCGTCTTGCACGTCGCTCTGCGGGCGCCCAAGGACGCCAACATTGTCGTCGACGGCGAGAACGTGGTGCCGCAGGTCCACGCCGTGCTCGACAAGATGGCCCGCTTCTGCGACCAGATTCGCAGCGGCGCGTGGAAGGGGCACACCGGCAAGCGCATCCGCAACATCGTGAACATCGGCATCGGCGGATCGGACCTGGGTCCCGTCATGGCCTACGAAGCGCTGCGGCACTACAGCGACCGCGACCTCACCTGCCGCTTTGTGTCGAACATCGACGGCACCGACATCGCCGAGGCGGTCATCGATCTCGATCCGGCTGAGACGCTGTTCATCATCTCGTCGAAGACCTTCACCACGCTGGAAACGCTGACCAACGCCCATACCGCCCGCGATTGGTGCCTGAAGCAGCTTGGCGATGCCAAGGCCGTGGCGCGGCACTTCGTGGCCGTCTCGACCAACGCCGAGGAAGTCGCCAAGTTCGGCATCGACACGGCCAACATGTTCGAGTTCTGGGACTGGGTCGGCGGGCGTTATTCCTACGATTCGGCCATCGGCCTGTCGCTGATGATCGCCGTCGGCGCCGAGAACTTCCGCCGCATGCTGGCGGGCTTTCACGCCATCGACGAACATTTTCGCACGGCGCCGTTCGAGCGTAATTTGCCCGTGCTCTTGGGACTGCTGGGCATCTGGTACAACAACTTCTTCGGCGCCCAGACGCTGGCCGTGCTGCCCTACGATCAATATCTCTCGCGGTTCAGCGCCTACTTGCAGCAGCTCGACATGGAGAGCGACGGCAAGCACGTCGATCTCGACGGCCGCACGGTCGATTATCAGACCGGGCCGGTCGTGTGGGGCACGCCGGGCACGAACGGCCAGCACGCCTATTACCAGCTCATCCATCAAGGCACCAAGCTGATTCCTTGCGACTTCATCGGCTTCTGCCAGTCGCTCAATCCGCTGGGCGACCATCACGACCTGCTGATGGCCAACTTTTTCGCCCAGACGGAGGCGTTGGCTTTCGGCAAGACGGCCGACGAAGTGCGCCAGGACAAGGTGCCCGACTTCCAGGTGCCGCACCGCACGTTCGAGGGCAACCATCCGACGAACACGATCCTGCTCGATCGCCTGGCGCCCGAAGCGTTGGGCAAGCTGGTGGCGCTCTACGAGCACAAAGTATTCGTGCAGGGGACGATCTGGCACATCAACTCGTTCGACCAGTGGGGCGTGGAGCTGGGCAAGATGCTGGCCAAGCGGATCATCCCCGAGCTGACGGCGGGGGACGACGCCGGGCTGGCACACGACAGCTCGACGAATAACCTGATCCGCCGGTATCGCAAGCGGAAGACCGAACAGTAGGCCAGCGCCCTACGGCTGCTCGCCCGTCGCGCCGATGGATTCTCGCAGCCATTGGCGAAACTCTTCTGCCAAGGCGTTTTCGCCGATGGTGCCTCGACGCTTGACGAATCGCTCCAAATCGACGCTTCGCACGACCGGAAACGACAGGCTGCGCTCGATCGGATGATACTTGCCGTCGTCGCCGAGCGATTTGAACGCCAGGTGTTCGCCGTCGAAGAGCCACAATTCGGGGATACCCAGCTCGGCGAAGACCAACATGCGGCGGCCGGAGCTGGATGAGAGATCGACTTCCACCGCGAGATCGGGCGGAGGATCGATGTCCGGATCGTATTCTTCGCGCTCGCGGACCTCCTCTTCATGTCGGATGTAGTACGACTCGTCGGCCTCACCGCCGCTCTGGAGCCGCTCGGCGTGCATGGTCGTCGAGCCGACGGATGCCAATTCCAGCCCCAACTCTTGAGTGATCTCGACGACGAAACGGTGCAAGAAGCGGCTCCATCTTTCGTGCAACTGCGAGAGCGTCATGATTTCCAGCACTCCGCGATGGTAGATAAGTCGAACGACACCCTCGCCACGCGCGTCGAGCAAGCCGACGTACGTCTCCCAGGAGACATCGTGAAAAACGACTCGTTGGTCGCCGCTGACGGGAGGTGCAATCGTGGCCATAGTTTGGTGCTCGGCGCTTTTGTTGGCGGATTCTCGCTCTCTTTAGATTAGGCCGCCCTGCGCGTGCGAACAAGACGATTGCCTCAGTTGCTGCTGACGTGCTAGGCTGCTGGTAACCTCATTTCACTTCTTGCGAGGGCCGACCGATGTTCTTAGCGACGCTGATTGGCGCTGGGATCCAGCTCGTTGCCGCTGTTGCGGTGTTTCAAATTGCTCGCAACCGCGCGGTTGAGAGGTTTTTCGTGGCTCTCGCCGTTGGTCTCCTCGGTGCGTTTCTTTTAGCCGCGATGTCCGCCAGCCCTGCCGTTTTCCTTCAGGGCGTGGTGCTTTTGGTGATCGGCGTCGTTTGCACCTTCGCCAGGGCACGGCAATCGGTTTTTCTCGGTTCGGCTTTAGCAGGATCGCTGGCCGCCATTGGCATCGTTGGGCAGGCGAATGTGCATTCGTGGGCGCGCCATAGGGAGCGTTATTCCTTCGAGTCAATGTCCGCGCGGCTCGCCTACGAAGCGAACGCTGTCCGGCCTCGCCAGGTCAGTCCGAAAGCGACCGCCCTGTCACCCGTTCTTCCGGTGAGCACGCTGAACCGTTTAGACAGAGCTGAGGAGTGGAGGTCATGGAGCCGTCGAAGCTATGCGCTTCGTCTCGTTCATGCCAGCTATACTGAGCAGTTTGTAACGAGTCCCGGTTTCGGAGTCGGCAGAATGATTCGCCTCTCGCCGGCGATGATCGAACGTGGCGGTCGGCGCGGGCGGCAAACCCGGCCGCTTGATCGGCGACCGGATTTCGAGGGCAGCCCCGTTCCCGGTGCTCTGCCCGTTGAGGCGGTCGGCGAATTGGAGGCAACGATGTCAAGTATCCGCGGTCCACTCGGCGCGCTGCACGACGAGGCCCGCCGCGATTTTCTCGACCCCGACGGTTTCGGTTACGTCCGCGACCGCGAACATGTGGCCGGATTCGAGCCGCACAGTTTTTACCGGAATGAGCCACGGCTGATCGCGGGTGAATCTCGCCTGCGCTGGCTGACCGTCCGTGTCGAGTTGGTGAGCCTGCTCAAGCACGAGCGGCCGATGGTCTATGTGTCGGAACGTCTGCCGAACATGACTGAGCTGCGCGAGGCGCCGGTCCGCGAGCTCGACGCTTTTGAGCAGCGAGCACTCGCATCGCTGATTCAAGGAGAGGACCTGGTTTCCGACGCTCAGCCCGGCCGCGTTCGGGCGCTCGGCTCGTTGCGGGCAATGCGGCAGTGCCTGGAGTGCCACGAGGTCCAACGCGGCACGCTGTTGGGCGCCTTTTCTTACGAGTTCCTTTGCGATCCGCCGGTGCGGCAGCCAAAGAAGGACCCCAGTGCCGACGCTGACGAACTGCTGTAGTGCCGCTTGACAACGCCGCCTTGTGTTTATATATTGCCACATGGCAATTCAGTAACACGATGCAGGAGGTGGTCGTCATGGCCAAACGCAAGGGTCCGCAAGAACTGGGGCGGCGCGAACGGCAGATCATGGACGCCGTCTATCGGCTTGGCGAAGCGTCGGTGGGCGAGGTGCGGACGCGCTTGCCCGACCCGCCCAGCTATTCGGCGGTGCGGACCATGCTCCGCCACCTGGAGAGCAAGGGTTACCTGCGTCACCGCCGTAGCGGCCTGAAATACGTCTATCGGCCGACGCAGTCGCACGAGTCGGCCAGTCGCTCGGCTGTGGGGCACTTGCTGGAGACCTTTTTTGCCGGCTCGGCCAGCGACGCCGTGGCGGCCCTGCTCGACGTTTCGTCCGGCCGCCTCAGCGACGCCGACTATCGCCGCATGCAGGAACTGATCGAGCAGGCGCGCAGGGACGGGCAGTAACGTAGAGCAAGCGTCCGCGCTTGCTGGGGGTGGTTAGTGGTTTGTGGTTTGTGGTTAGTGGGAGCGGGCGGAACAAGTTGTTTGCCACGGGTGGCCATCGAATGCGAAGGGAGGAACGGTGACATGTGGACGCGATTGGGTCTGTGGCTGGCCGACGAGGCGGATTCACCTCTCGCCCAGTTCTTGTTCGACGCGGCGGCGAAGGCGACGGTGCTGCTGGCCGTGGCGATGGTGGCGACGGTGCTCTTGCGGCGATCATCGGCGGCGGTGCGGCATCGGATCTGGTGCCTGACGTTTGCCGCGCTGGTGATCTTGCCCGGCTTGTCAGCGGCTTTGCCCGAATGGCGGCTGGCCGTGCTGCCGTACCGTAGCCCGCTGGCTCCGCAAGCGGAGGGCCGTAGCCCGCTTGCTCCGCAAGCGGAACCCGCGCCGCCGACCGCGACGCCTTCACCCATCGCCGACGAACTCGCGCGCCACGCCCTTCCGCTTGCGGAGCAAGCGGGCTACGTGGCGCCGCTCCGCGGCGAAACAAGCCTCCACCTCGAACCGCCAACCGTTCGCCGGCGGCTCAACCTTGCCACCCTTTGGCTCGCCGGTGCCTTCATCGCCCTTTCGCCGCTGGTCGTCGGGCTGGCCCGCACGCTGCTTCTGCGCCGCCGCGCCCGCGCGATCGACGACGGGCAGTGGACCAAACTGCTGGACGAGCTCCGCCAACGTCTCGCGCTGGCTCGTCGCGTCGGCCTTTACGAAACCAACGCGCCTCTCATGCCGATGACTTGGGGCCTGTTCCGCCCGGTCGTCATGTTGCCGCGGCACGCCCGCGAGTGGACCGATCGCCTGCGGCGGACCGTGCTGTTGCACGAACTGGCCCACATCAAGCGGTGCGACGTCGGTTGCCAGCTTCTGGGTCGCGCGGCCTGTGCGATGTATTGGTTCCATCCCCTCGCCTGGTACGCTCTGCGCCGCTTGCGGATCGAGCGCGAGCTGGCCTGCGACGACTGCGTAGTGTTGGCCGGCGAGCGGGCCA containing:
- a CDS encoding DUF4198 domain-containing protein; its protein translation is MKFHIAFLSALACLCGNARAHDTWVQTNASVVRAGDVVFVDLFLGNHGNDHRDFKMADKPDREASRLEVIAPGGSRYDLKERMVDQGYAPSEGYWSARFVASEVGLYVVAHTMDKVVSYAPTRSVKSAKTYFLVSSSLDQVERDESRLDRPLGHTLELVPKSHLVTPMGPGTPIELQVLYHGKPLRDARVSFVPRGETLAEGFDDRYERKTDAEGLAGFTPTEGNYYLIVVHHVDPQASGPGYTSTKYSASITVLVPQVCPCCLE
- a CDS encoding Uma2 family endonuclease, translating into MATIAPPVSGDQRVVFHDVSWETYVGLLDARGEGVVRLIYHRGVLEIMTLSQLHERWSRFLHRFVVEITQELGLELASVGSTTMHAERLQSGGEADESYYIRHEEEVREREEYDPDIDPPPDLAVEVDLSSSSGRRMLVFAELGIPELWLFDGEHLAFKSLGDDGKYHPIERSLSFPVVRSVDLERFVKRRGTIGENALAEEFRQWLRESIGATGEQP
- the pgi gene encoding glucose-6-phosphate isomerase, which encodes MAIAQPLTRRPAWTALQAHYQQIRDMHLRQLFAGDPRRGETFTLEAEGVYLDYSKNRVTSETLKLLVRLAEESGVRERIDAMFRGEKINVTENRAVLHVALRAPKDANIVVDGENVVPQVHAVLDKMARFCDQIRSGAWKGHTGKRIRNIVNIGIGGSDLGPVMAYEALRHYSDRDLTCRFVSNIDGTDIAEAVIDLDPAETLFIISSKTFTTLETLTNAHTARDWCLKQLGDAKAVARHFVAVSTNAEEVAKFGIDTANMFEFWDWVGGRYSYDSAIGLSLMIAVGAENFRRMLAGFHAIDEHFRTAPFERNLPVLLGLLGIWYNNFFGAQTLAVLPYDQYLSRFSAYLQQLDMESDGKHVDLDGRTVDYQTGPVVWGTPGTNGQHAYYQLIHQGTKLIPCDFIGFCQSLNPLGDHHDLLMANFFAQTEALAFGKTADEVRQDKVPDFQVPHRTFEGNHPTNTILLDRLAPEALGKLVALYEHKVFVQGTIWHINSFDQWGVELGKMLAKRIIPELTAGDDAGLAHDSSTNNLIRRYRKRKTEQ
- a CDS encoding BlaI/MecI/CopY family transcriptional regulator, with amino-acid sequence MAKRKGPQELGRRERQIMDAVYRLGEASVGEVRTRLPDPPSYSAVRTMLRHLESKGYLRHRRSGLKYVYRPTQSHESASRSAVGHLLETFFAGSASDAVAALLDVSSGRLSDADYRRMQELIEQARRDGQ
- a CDS encoding DUF1559 domain-containing protein, with protein sequence MIRKRGFTLIELLVVIAIIGILVALLLPAVQAARESARRAQCTDSLKQIGLALHQYHECTLHFPAGYLTAVASDGTEFGPGWGWASYLLPDLEQAPLEERINWGLDIGNARNLFARTTVLPLFLCPSDPAPKSFTVDGTSTVVAYGNYVAVNGNQGVSDAAAINDGAFLRDQWFRPANFLDGLSNTLFVAERSKRMSFTTWVGAVTGGDVPSNLDPTAVESSAALVLGHCGPHIPNNPEVTDADALSSSHPNLVNFLYGDGSVHIITNSIAVEVYDALATRAGGEAVNSDSR